A single genomic interval of Notamacropus eugenii isolate mMacEug1 chromosome 2 unlocalized genomic scaffold, mMacEug1.pri_v2 SUPER_2_unloc_1, whole genome shotgun sequence harbors:
- the LOC140516892 gene encoding olfactory receptor 2W1-like, producing MRYKNYSSSDGFILLGFSDHPGLEMVLSGIVTVFYLITLVGNTTVILVSLLYPQLCTPMYFFLRNLSFLDLCFTTSIIPQMLMNLWGQDKAITYVGCAIQLYSYMWLGSAECLLLAVMSYDRFTAVCKPLHYLVIMNPQVCLQMVSVAWWISLANSLMLCTLTLKLPRCGNHILEHFLCELPALVKIACIDTTTIEMTVFALGIVIILIPLSLILVSYVLIAKAVLKIKSAVGWKKAVNTCGSHLTVVSIFYGTIIYMYMQPGNSASKNQGKFLTLFYTIVTPSLNPIIYTLRNKDMKEAMKKLVRRET from the coding sequence ATGAGGTATAAGAATTATAGTTCTTCAGATGGGTTCATCCTTCTGGGCTTCTCTGATCATCCTGGGCTAGAGATGGTCTTGTCTGGAATTGTCACAGTGTTCTATTTAATAACTTTGGTTGGAAACACAACTGTCATCCTTGTATCCCTTCTATATCCTCAGCTTTGTACAcctatgtattttttcctcaGGAACTTATCTTTCTTAGACCTCTGCTTTACCACCAGCATCATTCCTCAGATGCTGATGAATTTATGGGGCCAAGATAAGGCCATCACTTATGTTGGCTGTGCCATCCAGCTTTACAGCTATATGTGGCTTGGATCTGCTGAGTGCCTTCTGCTGGCTGTGATGTCTTATGACCGCTTTACTGCTGTCTGCAAACCTTTGCACTATTTGGTCATCATGAACCCACAAGTCTGCCTTCAGATGGTGTCTGTGGCCTGGTGGATCAGTTTAGCTAATTCTCTCATGCTCTGTACACTGACCCTGAAATTGCCGAGGTGTGGGAATCACATCCTGGAGCATTTCCTCTGTGAACTACCAGCTCTGGTCAAGATTGCATGTATAGATACTACAACAATTGAAATGACTGTATTTGCTTTGGGCATTGTCATTATCCTGATACCCCTTTCCCTTATTCTCGTCTCCTATGTCTTAATTGCCAAAGctgtattaaaaataaagtcagCAGTGGGTTGGAAGAAAGCAGTCAATACATGCGGTTCTCACCTCACAGTGGTATCTATCTTCTATGGGACTATAATCTACATGTACATGCAACCAGGAAACAGTGCTTCCAAGAACCAAGGCAAATTCCTTACTCTCTTCTACACTATTGTTACTCCCAGTCTCAATCCCATCATCTACACCCTAAGGAATAAAGACATGAAAGAGGCAATGAAGAAGCTGGTAAGGAGGGAGACATAA